The genome window GTTCGATCGATCCGGATTCAGAAGACTACCACATCAAAGATCAACGCCCGGGGTGGAGAGAAATTAGAATAGAATCACAACAGTTGGTCAATACAAGCTGCCATTACCTCCAATAAAACTCCTTATATGGATATTATGAAGTTTTTGTCCTACACTCTATACAGGATTTGTGGATGAAAGTGTTTTACTGCATGATCCTAAGATGAATCCCAGGAGAAAACCAAATGAAAAAAACTTTACTGACAGTCCTCATGCTGTCCATACTCTTACCGGCAACTTTGTTTGCTGCAACACCCACTGATGAAGAAGTTTATCAGGCCACTGTAGCCGTATTATCTGTATTCGGTCTTGTTTTTATGTCTTCCATGTTTGGAGAAGCACCTGCAAATGTGACAATGGATATGAATATGGAAACCGGATCAGCCATGATGGATTTTGAGAATTTTCCAGTTGAGGACTTCACAGAAAGCATGGCAGAAATGATGGAAACAACAGAAGAAGATCCCATTGTATTTGGATTCAGCGAAATGACTGGAAAAATACTTGTCAATGAAGCCGGCAATCTCAATATGGATGTCACTTTGACCGGAGGAAATGTGAAGACCCTGGTCATGACTTCTGAAGGAGAGGATATTGTTTCCATCGAAGCAAACGGAAAATCCTACAACCATCTAAAAGAACAGCTTATGAACGCAGGAAACTGATCAAAATGTCTTCATAGATCATTAAGAGGGGCCGACTACTGTTCGGCGGATGAGACTCGGCCCCTGTTCTTTTTCTTGTGACTCAGTTTTTTCTTTCCATCCATTCTTTTTTGCCTGGCCGCTCTGGAAGGCCCGGTTTTTCTTCTTTTCTTTGGAATGATCAGGGATTCCATGATTAAGTCAGCCATTTTTTCTACAGCTTTTTCCCGGTTCATAATCTGCGACCGTTCTTCCTGCAACTGCACATAGAGTTCATCTCGGCTGTTTAAGCGTGAGGCTAACTTTTCCCGAATTTTCAAGATTTCCCACTCCTGAAATCCCTCCAACTCTTTTAGGGACACAGTCAAAAGGACCTTTGTGTTCACCTTGTTCACATTCTGACCACCGGGTCCACTGGAACGGGAGAATGAGAACTGGCCCTTTGCTTCAAGCATGTAAACTAAATCTGAACGCTTCATATGCAGAAAAGGTTATAACCTTAGCTAAGACAGATCAAGTGCATCAGAAACCATCTTCATTCCACCGAAGAGAGGGGATGATGACTTTTTTTAAAACAAGATTTAATTCTATTTCAGTTTATGTATACAAGCTTGACTGCATCAAGGTAGAATACACTCATGATGAAGACTGTCGACCCTGTTCTCTCCGTTTTAAAAACGATTAAACTCCTGGAAACTCTATCAGAACAAGAAGAAGTGGGGGTCACCGAACTCGCAGAAGCAGTGGATGGCAATAAGAGCACAGTCTACAGATTTCTGAACACACTGGCGTCTCTTGGTTATGTGAGGCAAAACAAGACCAATGAAAAATATACCCTCACCCTTAAACTCTTCCAGGTGGGTGTTCAGGTTTTAAACCGGCTGGATATCCACAAGGCATCTCTTGCCGTAATGGAAGAATTGGCTGAATACTCAAAAGAGACAATTCACCTGGCCTCCATGGAGAACCACCAGGTCTTCTACCTCGATAAAATAGAGTCTCCTCTGGCTCTCAGAGTGGCCATGGGTTCCGCACAGGGACGCTTTGCTCCGGCGGTCTGCACGGGAGTTGGAAAGGTCATATTGGCTTACCTGTCGGCAGATGAAAAGGAAGAGATGCTCAAACACGCCGACTGGACTCCCAGAACCGAAAATTCCGTCAAGGATGCTGTAGATCTGGAGCAGAGACTCCTCGAAATTAGGAAGTGTGGTTGGGGATTTGATATGGAAGAGAACGAACAGGGAGTCCGCTGTGTTGCCGCCCCCATCTTCGATAATAGAGGAATCGTCTGCGGTGCCGTGAGCATTTCCGGTCCTTCGGTGAGAATGACAAAGGAAAAGCTTAAAAAACTAGCTGTAAAGGTCAAGGAAGGAGCTGGACGCATATCAGACGACTTAGGGTATATAGACCGCGGTTAAACTGATTTCTAATCAGAAATACCGGCAATCCGGGTGAAAGTACCGGTTGTTCTGATTATGAACCATCTACTTCTTCTCTCTTCGAAACCTGTCTTCCCAATCCCGTTCCTTGTCAAATACGCGGCTTTCCATATTCTTCACCCGTTCTTTCAAATCAGAAAAATCCCGCCGGATATTATCCTGTCTTCTCTGGTTATCATCTCCCCTCACATCCGGTTCCAAAGGCAGGAATAGGGCTGCAAGAAAATAGAGGATTCCCACAGGGAAAAAGCCTGTAAAGAGAAAGGCAAGGATCAAAAAAATACGAATATACTCGACGGGCAGATCTCGCCAGTCGGCAATTCCCTGACAGATTCCAAAGATCTTTCCCCTTCGGGAACGCTGCAGTTTATGTGCTGAATAAGCCATCATTTCAATCTCCTGTAATAACAACACCGATCCATCTTCCTAGGAATGATCAGTATGTTCTATTTTCTAAATCCAGGAGGATGGTTTCTAAATTTTCCACCCTCCTCTTGAGTTCTTTCATGCCAGAGCTGATATCATCCAGAGATTCTGATTCATCCCTGCGTCTGATTTCCCGCTCTTTTTCTTTGTTGACATAGTAAAGTTTCATAAGACGGATAATAGTACCGCTGATCACCGGGATTCCCACGGCGACAGCGACGATCCAAACAGCCTGCATGATCTACTCTTTCCCCTTCATAGACTTTTTCAAGGCTGCCAGCTCTTCATCAATCTCGGTTTCAGATTCCAGCTTATCAAATTCATGTTCTATGGAACTGTCTCTAGAACCGGAGATTCCAAAGCCCGACATTTCGGCTTCGGCTTCCATCCGTTCAACCTTCTTCTCAAGATCGTTGAATCGCTGAAATGCCTGGGTGCCATCAGCCTGCCGCAGCACTGTACGTGCCTGTTTCGTTTCTGCAGCATGACGTCCTCTTTGAATGAGGAGTTTATGTTTTTGTCTTACCTCTTCCAGCTTTTGCTCAAGTTGGAGGATGTTGGATTTGCACTCATCTATTAAGGTCGTAAAGTGATCCAGATCCTTGGCCAATAAATCAATCTGATTCTGACTATTCTTCTTTTCCAGTAGGGCTTCCCTGGCCAGATCCTCCCGGTTCTTTTCAATGGCCAGCCTGGCTCTGCCGTCCCAACGTTCCAGAGTCTTTTCAAGATACTCTTTTTCCCTGTTGATCTCCGCCTTGGATGCCATTTTTCCAGCACAGGAAGACTTCAATTCTACCAAAGTATCTTCCATCTCCTGGATCATCAAGCGTATCATTTTTTCAGGATCTTCCACCTTGTCCAGAATATCATTGATGTTTGAGTTCACGATATCCCTGAACCTAGAAAAAATACTCATATTGTCCTCCTGTGTCATCCTTTCCGATTTCGATTCCCAAAGAAAGAACAACTTCTTTTAAATTAGTCTTACAAATACTAATGCAAGGTTTATGCCAAGTCTTAAAATTGAGCCTAAATCGGAGTTTTAAAGGATACCACAATATAATATTGGCAATTTTTACCTATAATCAGTATAATAGGCCTATGAACAGAGATTATAATCCATCAGCAGATGCCTTAGGCGAATCCAGTGAGTTTATGGACTTTCAGCAAAATCTGAGTATGGCAGCCAGGGTGGACAGACCCGTACTCCTCGTGGGAGAAAGAGGAACGGGGAAGGAACTGGCAGCCACAAGGCTTCATTTTCTGTCTGGAAGATGGAAAGACCCCTATATTCCCGTCAATTGTGCCGCCCTACCCCCTTCCCTCCTGGAATCAGAACTCTTTGGCCATGAATCAGGAGCCTTTACAGGAGCCGGCAAAATGCGCAAGGGACGGTTTGAAGAGGCTCACAAGGGGACTCTCTTTCTGGATGAAATAGGACTGGTGCCCATGGAAGTTCAGGAAAAGATCCTCAGAACAGTAGAATACGGCCGTTTCAGCCGTGTTGGGAGTTCCACAGAAATGGAAGTCGATGTCAGAATCATCGCTGCCACCAATGCA of Oceanispirochaeta crateris contains these proteins:
- the arfB gene encoding alternative ribosome rescue aminoacyl-tRNA hydrolase ArfB codes for the protein MKRSDLVYMLEAKGQFSFSRSSGPGGQNVNKVNTKVLLTVSLKELEGFQEWEILKIREKLASRLNSRDELYVQLQEERSQIMNREKAVEKMADLIMESLIIPKKRRKTGPSRAARQKRMDGKKKLSHKKKNRGRVSSAEQ
- a CDS encoding IclR family transcriptional regulator, with the translated sequence MMKTVDPVLSVLKTIKLLETLSEQEEVGVTELAEAVDGNKSTVYRFLNTLASLGYVRQNKTNEKYTLTLKLFQVGVQVLNRLDIHKASLAVMEELAEYSKETIHLASMENHQVFYLDKIESPLALRVAMGSAQGRFAPAVCTGVGKVILAYLSADEKEEMLKHADWTPRTENSVKDAVDLEQRLLEIRKCGWGFDMEENEQGVRCVAAPIFDNRGIVCGAVSISGPSVRMTKEKLKKLAVKVKEGAGRISDDLGYIDRG
- a CDS encoding PspC domain-containing protein, producing the protein MMAYSAHKLQRSRRGKIFGICQGIADWRDLPVEYIRIFLILAFLFTGFFPVGILYFLAALFLPLEPDVRGDDNQRRQDNIRRDFSDLKERVKNMESRVFDKERDWEDRFRREKK
- a CDS encoding PspA/IM30 family protein; translated protein: MSIFSRFRDIVNSNINDILDKVEDPEKMIRLMIQEMEDTLVELKSSCAGKMASKAEINREKEYLEKTLERWDGRARLAIEKNREDLAREALLEKKNSQNQIDLLAKDLDHFTTLIDECKSNILQLEQKLEEVRQKHKLLIQRGRHAAETKQARTVLRQADGTQAFQRFNDLEKKVERMEAEAEMSGFGISGSRDSSIEHEFDKLESETEIDEELAALKKSMKGKE